In Methanomicrobium antiquum, one DNA window encodes the following:
- a CDS encoding 4-phosphopantoate--beta-alanine ligase — translation MIPKDHPRYHSLVRRENIANAALAGIVAMEGVGAHGRGEAFDYLIGEKTTKSAELAEKTAAALFLTAKKPVLSVNGNTAALAADLIKDFQQATGALVEVNLFHRTEERIEKITRLLEEKGVLVHKGEIKRLLPLSHDRALCSVDGIYSSDVILVPLEDGDRCEALVSMGKTVIAIDLNPLSRTAKTASLTIVDELTRALLTITNACKSLGEDEINRLACDFSDKKIQNKDILDNAVKDILENLSDALDRKVQA, via the coding sequence ATGATACCTAAAGATCATCCCCGTTATCACTCGCTTGTCAGAAGAGAAAATATTGCAAATGCGGCATTGGCCGGAATTGTTGCAATGGAGGGCGTTGGAGCTCATGGGAGAGGAGAAGCGTTTGACTATCTTATTGGTGAAAAGACTACAAAAAGCGCTGAATTAGCAGAAAAAACTGCCGCCGCTTTATTTTTAACTGCCAAAAAACCTGTTCTGTCAGTCAATGGAAACACAGCGGCACTTGCGGCGGATTTAATTAAGGATTTTCAGCAGGCAACAGGTGCACTTGTTGAGGTAAATTTATTTCACAGAACAGAAGAGAGGATTGAAAAAATTACAAGACTTCTGGAAGAAAAGGGAGTTTTGGTTCACAAGGGCGAGATTAAACGCCTTTTGCCTCTCTCACATGACAGGGCGCTTTGCAGTGTTGACGGGATTTACTCTTCAGATGTAATTTTGGTTCCATTAGAAGACGGCGACAGGTGCGAAGCTCTTGTCAGTATGGGAAAGACAGTAATTGCGATTGATTTAAATCCGCTTTCAAGAACTGCCAAAACTGCTTCGCTTACAATTGTTGATGAACTTACAAGAGCCCTTTTAACTATCACAAATGCCTGCAAAAGTCTCGGTGAAGATGAGATAAACAGACTGGCCTGTGATTTTTCAGATAAAAAAATACAGAATAAAGACATACTGGATAATGCGGTAAAAGACATTTTGGAGAATCTGTCAGATGCTTTGGATAGAAAAGTACAGGCCTGA
- a CDS encoding pantoate kinase, translating to MDETSLAFCPGHISGWFKKTGSENSFSGSIGGGIVISEGVFSEAIKADETVINVCRIDRTGNLISCDVGSPPIEYALLKLGISAQITTKTILPVGAGFGLSAASLLSSIKAVNELYSLDICDEEIAQIAYETEIKFKSGLGDVSACTGGGYICRKSPGMAGEIIRRYDMDKTISAISFGPLATDKILKDKYIMEKISSAYNEICPDTPEDFFKASREFAERSGLVSERVREVLNECSLREIPASMTMLGEGVFAYGEKAPAILSKFGEVYLMKMSDSGFSFRNRRE from the coding sequence ATGGATGAAACTTCTTTAGCATTTTGTCCCGGGCATATATCCGGGTGGTTTAAAAAAACCGGGAGTGAAAACAGTTTTTCCGGGAGTATCGGCGGAGGGATTGTAATAAGTGAGGGTGTTTTTTCAGAAGCCATAAAAGCTGATGAAACTGTCATAAATGTTTGCAGAATTGACAGGACAGGGAATTTAATTTCTTGTGATGTCGGCTCTCCTCCGATTGAGTATGCACTTTTAAAATTAGGAATTTCTGCTCAAATCACAACTAAAACCATTCTTCCGGTTGGTGCGGGTTTTGGACTGAGTGCGGCCTCGCTTCTTTCATCAATAAAGGCTGTTAATGAACTTTACAGCCTTGATATCTGCGATGAGGAGATTGCACAAATTGCTTATGAAACCGAAATAAAATTCAAATCAGGTCTTGGAGATGTTTCGGCATGCACCGGCGGCGGATATATCTGCCGTAAAAGCCCGGGAATGGCCGGTGAGATTATCAGAAGGTATGATATGGACAAGACCATTTCTGCAATCAGTTTTGGTCCTCTGGCAACTGATAAGATTCTAAAAGACAAATATATAATGGAAAAAATATCATCTGCATATAATGAAATCTGTCCGGATACTCCTGAGGATTTCTTTAAGGCATCCCGTGAGTTTGCAGAGAGATCAGGCCTTGTATCAGAAAGGGTAAGAGAAGTTCTTAATGAATGCAGTTTAAGAGAAATTCCTGCTTCTATGACCATGCTTGGTGAAGGAGTGTTTGCCTACGGAGAAAAAGCTCCTGCAATCCTTTCAAAATTTGGAGAAGTATATCTGATGAAAATGTCAGATTCAGGTTTTTCATTCAGAAACAGAAGAGAGTAA